Proteins encoded in a region of the Augochlora pura isolate Apur16 chromosome 4, APUR_v2.2.1, whole genome shotgun sequence genome:
- the LOC144468530 gene encoding RNA-binding protein Raly-like, with the protein MVKVLAMKMSKVGNQTNSQDPQAVNSRVFVGNLNTFQCSKTDVERMFQRYGRLAGISMHKGYAFVQFTNPFDARSACLGEDGRTVLSQILGMDVLGYQFWVWMS; encoded by the exons GCGATGAAGATGAGCAAAGTGGGCAACCAGACCAATTCGCAGGACCCACAGGCGGTGAATTCCCGGGTGTTCGTCGGGAATCTAAACACGTTTCAGTGCAGCAAGACCGATGTGGAGCGAATGTTTCAGCGTTACGGCCGTCTGGCAG GAATATCCATGCACAAAGGCTACGCGTTCGTGCAATTCACAAATCCCTTTGATGCCCGGAGCGCCTGCCTCGGCGAAGACGGCCGCACCGTTCTCAGCCAAATACTCG GTATGGATGTCTTGGGATATCAATTTTGGGTCTGGATGTCTTGA